Proteins encoded together in one Ipomoea triloba cultivar NCNSP0323 chromosome 4, ASM357664v1 window:
- the LOC116014796 gene encoding putative late blight resistance protein homolog R1B-11, giving the protein MHDSVHSFCVREAKKENLLHVIYQENESSSLLNTSDDLVDCINNLAYAHQLQTLHLLGTYVGFPSEITNINRLVCLKNLMSLRFEHLLFEWKAINILSELPKLKVLRLNSCLYCIGEEWELLEKENFDQLIYLEISLTYLKHWEASACHFPNLRHLVLQGCLELVEIPADFADIAELKSIKLDCCLPSAVDSAKEIQKEQHGYGNDNMVVIEENTIVDGYHLSYSYRGTEIHLKSKRKQLFNVPYSYSCFTKMRYSSKRY; this is encoded by the exons ATGCATGATTCAGTGCATTCTTTTTGTGTGAGGGAAGCTAAAAAGGAAAACCTTCTGCATGTTATCTATCAGGAGAATGAGTCCAGTTCCCTCCTAAATACTTCCGATG ATTTGGTTGATTGCATTAATAACCTTGCCTATGCACACCAGCTCCAGACTCTGCATCTTCTTGGTACATATGTTGGGTTTCCGTCTGAGATTACAAATATTAACCGCCTTGTTTGCTTGAAAAACCTTATGAGCTTGAGGTTTGAGCACTTGTTATTTGAGTGGAAGGCAATTAATATTCTTAGTGAATTGCCTAAACTTAAGGTGCTAAGGCTAAACTCTTGTCTTTATTGCATTGGTGAGGAGTGGGAACTGTTGGAGAAGGAGAATTTCGACCAGCTAATTTATTTGGAAATTTCTCTCACTTATCTAAAACATTGGGAAGCAAGTGCCTGTCATTTCCCAAATCTTCGACACCTAGTCCTTCAAGGGTGTCTTGAATTGGTAGAGATCCCAGCTGACTTTGCAGATATTGCGGAGTTGAAGTCAATCAAATTGGATTGTTGTCTTCCTTCTGCGGTGGATTCTGCCAAAGAAATTCAAAAAGAGCAACATGGGTATGGAAATGATAATATGGTTGTCATTGAAGAAAATACTATAGTGGACGGTTACCATCTG AGTTACTCTTATAGGGGAACTGAGATACATTTGAAAAGCAAAAGAAAG